The following proteins come from a genomic window of Dreissena polymorpha isolate Duluth1 chromosome 1, UMN_Dpol_1.0, whole genome shotgun sequence:
- the LOC127866961 gene encoding uncharacterized protein LOC127866961, whose protein sequence is MAIVTVILIVSCFSACLAKDGDSNVGPGEINAALENLEMHYSDHLCHDIRDLNCARHQVMHDEQICGTDGITYSDHCHFAKERCRHILRQLTPVNVAFHGACNTDAVHSTVTLEVTTTHTQTHASVQQSSTPSTNVASTSAAVTSLTTTLTLNQIFANAFCQQASYVTCSSDLEVQCGSDGQLYPNRCELAKAKCTMPTLDVVDISRCL, encoded by the exons ATGGCGATAGTAACGGTTATCTTGATTGTTTCGTGCTTTTCag CTTGCCTTGCGAAAGACGGCGACAGCAATGTTGGTCCTGGGGAAATCAATGCAGCGCTAGAAAATCTGGAGATGCACTACAG TGACCATCTGTGTCACGATATCCGAGATCTTAATTGTGCCCGTCATCAGGTTATGCATGACGAACAAATCTGTGGCACCGATGGAATTACATACAGTGACCA TTGCCACTTTGCAAAAGAAAGATGTCGCCACATTTTACGCCAGTTGACGCCTGTAAATGTCGCCTTTCACGGAGCATGCAACACAGACGCCGTGCATTCCACTGTAACGCTAGAAGTGACAACCACACACACACAGACGCATGCTTCTGTACAACAG AGTTCCACTCCATCTACGAATGTCGCATCAACGTCTGCCGCGGTCACTTCCCTGACGACTACGTTGACTTTGAATCAAATATTCGCCAACGCGTTCTGCCAGCAGGCTTCATACGTTACGTGCTCCAGCGACCTCGAAGTTCAGTGTGGCTCTGACGGCCAACTGTACCCAAACAG ATGCGAACTTGCCAAGGCCAAATGCACGATGCCGACTCTAGACGTGGTTGACATCTCGAGATGCCTGTGA